CGAGTGTGTCATTGCGAGGCACGGAGTGCCGAAGCAATCCGTATACCCTCCGACTTATTTGAAGTAGAGTGACGAGCAAGCAGTATTATGTATATATTCTGGCTAACAGCACGAACGTAGCACTTTACCTCGGTGTGACCAATGACCTTAAAAGGCGAGTGTACGAGCATAAAAGGCAGGTCGTCAGAGGGTTTGCAGAGAAATATAGAATAGATAAACTGGTTTACTATGAGATATTTGAGGACGTTGAGAATGCCATATTACGAGAGAAAAGGCTGAAAGGTAGCTCGAGGGCGAGGAAGAACAGGCTTGTAGAGTCGTTGAATCCTGAGTGGCGAGACCTGTATGATGAGATTTGAGACGGAAACGGATTGCTTCGTTGTCCCGATTGCATCGGGACTCCTCGCAATGACGGGGGTG
The nucleotide sequence above comes from Dehalococcoidales bacterium. Encoded proteins:
- a CDS encoding GIY-YIG nuclease family protein is translated as MTSKQYYVYILANSTNVALYLGVTNDLKRRVYEHKRQVVRGFAEKYRIDKLVYYEIFEDVENAILREKRLKGSSRARKNRLVESLNPEWRDLYDEI